A genome region from Arachis duranensis cultivar V14167 chromosome 6, aradu.V14167.gnm2.J7QH, whole genome shotgun sequence includes the following:
- the LOC107493313 gene encoding uncharacterized protein LOC107493313, producing the protein MHLSENEGIEGKVFVVTGGLGFVGAALCLELIRRGAAEVRAFDLRHSSPFTHALEKKGVRFIQGDVGRKEEVERALQGAECVFHLAAFGMSGKEMLQLGRVDEVNISGTCHVLDACLDLGITRLVYCSTYNVVFGGQPIVNGDETLPYFPIDQHLVDSYGRSKSIAEQLVLKNNARPLKNNSGKRLYTCAVRPAAIYGPGEDRHLPRIVSMAKLGLLLFRIGHHTVKTDWVYVDNLVLALILASMGLLDDIPGEGKGKLPNAAGQAYFISDGSPVNTFEFIEPLVRSLDYQFPMKCLAVDRALVIGRICWAVYTILYPWLNRWWLPQPFILPPEVHKVGVTHYFSYLKAREEIGYVPMVSSREGMASTIAYWQERKRMTLDGPTIYVWLFAVIGMISLASAAFLPDIGIVVFLRAISLFVFRSMWMIRLIFLLATALHILEAIYAWHLAKRVDPSNARGWFWQTFALGFFSLRFLLKRARK; encoded by the exons ATGCACTTGAGCGAGAACGAAGGGATAGAGGGGAAGGTCTTCGTGGTGACCGGTGGGCTCGGATTCGTAGGGGCAGCTCTTTGCTTGGAGCTGATCCGAAGAGGTGCCGCGGAGGTGCGAGCCTTTGACCTCCGCCACTCATCTCCATTTACCCATGCTCTCGAGAAAAAGGGAGTGCGCTTCATCCAAG GGGATGTTGGGCGCAAAGAAGAGGTGGAAAGGGCCCTGCAGGGGGCGGAGTGTGTGTTCCACCTGGCGGCCTTCGGAATGTCGGGCAAAGAGATGCTCCAGCTCGGGCGCGTGGATGAGGTCAACATAAGCGGGACCTGCCACGTGCTCGACGCGTGCCTCGACCTCGGCATCACAAGGCTCGTCTATTGCAGCACTTACAATGTAGTCTTCGGTGGTCAACCCATCGTCAACGGAGATGAGACTCTGCCGTATTTCCCAATTGATCAGCATCTCGTCGATTCATACGGCCGCAGCAAATCCATCGCCGAACAGCTCGTTCTCAAGAATAATGCCCGCCCACTCAAGAATAACTCCGGTAAGCGTCTTTACACCTGCGCTGTTCGTCCTGCTGCAATCTACGGACCCGGCGAAGACAGGCACCTTCCTAGGATCGTATCCATGGCCAAGTTGGGTCTCCTTCTCTTCCGGATTGGCCACCACACTGTCAAAACAGATTGGGTTTATGTGGACAACCTTGTTCTTGCTCTCATCTTGGCAAGTATGGGGCTTTTGGATGACATCCCTGGGGAGGGAAAGGGAAAGCTCCCCAACGCGGCTGGCCAAGCATATTTCATATCTGACG GTTCTCCTGTCAATACTTTTGAATTCATCGAACCTCTCGTCAGGAGTTTGGACTACCAGTTCCCAATGAAGTGTTTGGCTGTCGATCGTGCTCTTGTTATTGGGAGGATTTGCTGGGCTGTTTATACAATATTATATCCATGGCTCAATCGGTGGTGGCTTCCTCAGCCATTCATCCTTCCCCCTGAAGTACACAAG GTTGGGGTCACCCATTATTTCTCTTATCTCAAAGCCAGAGAGGAGATCGGTTATGTCCCCATGGTGTCCTCTCGAGAGGGGATGGCTTCTACCATCGCATACTGGCAAGAGAGGAAAAGGATGACATTGGACGGGCCTACCATATACGTGTGGCTGTTTGCAGTCATTGGAATGATCTCTCTCGCCTCTGCTGCTTTCTTACCTGACATTGGAATTGTGGTCTTTCTTAGAGCTATATCGCTTTTTGTCTTTCGATCAATGTGGATGATAAGACTAATTTTCCTTTTAGCTACAGCTTTACATATCCTTGAAGCCATTTATGCTTGGCACCTCGCTAAAAGGGTCGATCCTTCTAATGCAAGAGGCTGGTTTTGGCAAACTTTTGCTCTTGGATTCTTTTCATTGCGTTTCCTCTTGAAAAGAGCAAGGAAGTAA